A window of Synergistales bacterium genomic DNA:
GAAAGAAACAGGCTCCCCCGGAACTCCACGTTTCCGCGGTTCCGTCCTGCCATATCAGCAAGAGGGTCTCGGAAAGCGAGGCATTGGGGAGATAGAGCCTGAACCAGCGGCCGCTAGCCAGGGATTCCATGCACTTCCTCTGCAGCCACATCCTGCAGTTCTCTCCGGCTTTCCGAACCTCCGCCGGCGTGTTCCCGCCGGCGTTCTCCATCATGAGCCCCACACCGCCGACAAGGGCTGCAACGATCATCGTGACCACAAGACACTCGACAAGCGTGGTGCCCCCGGCACCCCCGCCGGGGGTGAGGATACCCCGGTCACGGTGCCGGGGGTGTGGGCAACACCCCCGGCATGAGCGGGGTCTATTCCGTAAGGCTCTGATACCCCAGCTGAAGAACCTTGAAGTTATCATCGCGGTGCTTGGGCGGGGCCAGGGCCCCTACGGCGCTGTGCATCTCCTCGTAGGAGAAGCCGCCGAGACCGAGTGCCGACATCGCACCGAGGATCAGGACGTTGAGAAAGAGGAAGCGTCCTCCCATGTGCTCCCGCAGCAGATCGTACCCCTGCAGTGTCCGGAGCGCAATCCTCTGCCGGGAACAGTGGTTCTGCAGATTGCCGTTGTCCAGATCGGCGGGCTGGTGGATGTTGAGCACCGCCGTCCCGCCTGGTTTGAGGTAGTCCAGGTTGCGGATCCCTTCACCCTGTTCGAAGGCAAGCAGGATATCGGCCTCTCCTTTCCGCACCAGAGGGCTGCGGTAGGGCCCGATCTTGACGTGACTGACGACGGATCCACCACGCTGGGCCATGCCGTGCACCTCACTGCCCATGACATGTTCGTCCCGCATCCGCGCCACATACCCGATAACCCGGCTGCTGAACAGGATCCCCTGACCACCGAGACCTACAATAACAACCCGCATCTCTACTCAGCCCCCTCTTCCTGTTTCACGATGGCATTCTGAGGACAGGCCGCGATACAGACACCGCACTGCACACAGAAGCGCTCATCGATGTAGGCCTTGTTGTTCTGCTCGTCGAAACGCAGACCAGGGCAGTTGAAGAAATCGATACAATACCGGCAGCCGATGCATTTCTCCGGATCCACCGCAACGGGAATACGCTCCTGCTCGCACCGGAGGAGCATGCAGGGGTGTTTGAAGATCAGCACCGCCGGCTCCCGGTGCTCCCGGGCGTGGTCCCAGGCATCCTTGACGAACTCCTTCGCCGAGGGGACATTGTAGGGGTCCACGGTCTTGACATACTCCACGCCACAGCCGCGACAGACACCCGCGATGTCCACACTCCGGCCCTCGTCGCCCTTGCGCAGTTTGCTGCCCACGGCGGGGTTCGGCTGCCCCCCCGTCATGGCGGTGATGCTGTTGTCGAGGATGGCCAGAACAAAGGAATGTCGGTTGTAGACGGCGTTCACGAGCCCGGGCAACCCCATATGGAAAAAGGTGGAATCCCCGATGGTCGCCACGATGGGACGTTCGTTGCTGTCGACCTTGTGGGCCAGGTAGAACCCCGAAGGCTGGGTGGCGGAGGCGCCCATACAGATCACGGAGTCCACGGTCTTCTGGTTCACCCCCAGGGTATAGCAGCCGATATCGGAGGGGAAGATCCCCTTCGGCAGCGCCTCGCGTATGGCGAGGAAACTGGCCCTGTGGGGGCATCCCGGACACATCATGGGCGGGTTGGGACGAATCCCGAGTTCCTCCACAGCCTTCCCCAGCAAATCGTCTTCCGGCGATTGCGGACTCTCCCCCAGGGCATCCAGGATGATCCCTTCGATGATCTCCGGCAGCAGCTCACCGGCACTGGGGACGGCACCGTTCCAGCGGCCCTTGACAGCCTCCCTGTTGTGGAGCTGGTTCTCGATCACCGGGTAGGTCTCCTCCAGCACCAGCACATTGTCGTGGCGGGAGATGAAGTCCTCCACCTTACCGAGCGGCAACGGCACGGGCGTACCGATCTTGAGCACCGCGATGTCGGTGCGGCCCCAGCTATCGAGGAGATCCTTGACGACAGCGAAGGAGACCCCGCCGGCGATGATGCCCAGCTTGGCCTCGCCTTCCGCGGGAAGCTCGTAGTTGTACTTGTCGTACCGCTGCTCGAATTCCTCCCGGATGGCCCGGTTCTTCTCGTTCAACCGTGGATGGCTGGTGCGGACATTGGCGGGGAGGCAGACCCAGCGCTTGATGTCCTTTTTGAATTGCGCCGGGCGTTCGGTGGCGATCACCTCGCCCAGCTCCACATCCTGTCTGCAGTGATCGACCCTGCCCGTGGGCCTGAGCATGGTCACCAGATGGTGGCGCTCGGAGAGCTCGTAGGCGTCAAAGACCATCTCCTTGGCCTCGGCGGCTGTGGAGGGATCGAAACAGGGGATCTTGGCGAACATGGCGAAGGACCTGCTGTCCTGTCCGGTCTGGGAACTGTGCGGACCGGGGTCGTCGGCGACAACCAGCAGAAAGCCGCCGGCGATGTCGAAGTGCGCCACGCTCATCAATGCGTCGGAGGCGACATTGAGCCCCACCTGTTTCATGACGGCGGCACTGCGTTTCCCGGAGAAGCCGGCCGCCGCGGCCACCTCGAAGGCCACCTTCTCGTTGGTGCACCACTCTACAGCCGTATCTGTTGCCAGCGCATCGGCGAAAGCCGCAACGGCAGGCAGTATCTCCGAGGAAGGGGTGCCGGGGTAGGCTGTAGCCACCTCGCAGCCCGCCTCGACGATTCCGCGCGCGATGGCCTCGTTTCCAAGGAGGATCTGACGTTCGTTCATAGGGGTATCACCTCTCTGGCGTTGTCGCCGTCGTAAGATTTTCCAGCAAGGGCAACCGCTTTTCGGGATGGCGGAGCAGCTTCCCGTGGGCGTCGCAAAAACCGTGCTTCGTCCACCCCTCGGCACAGACCCGGCCGTCCTCGTTTTCCACCACATAGGTGAAGCTGATGCTGTTCCGCCTGACGGTCTCCACAGCTGTAACAAGGGTGACCGTCTCGTCGTAGCGGGCCGGGCGTTTGTACCGACAGCGGGCCTCCACACAGGGGAGGAATACCCCCTGTTTCTCCCATTCGGCATAGGGCACACCCCACTGCCGACACAAATCGGTGCGGCCTATCTCGAACCAGTCGAGGTAGTTCGCGTAGAACACGACGCCCATCTTGTCGGTTTCACCGTAGCGAACGCGGATTGGCGTCCGTACCTCGTTCTGC
This region includes:
- a CDS encoding acyl-CoA thioesterase, whose amino-acid sequence is MGVVFYANYLDWFEIGRTDLCRQWGVPYAEWEKQGVFLPCVEARCRYKRPARYDETVTLVTAVETVRRNSISFTYVVENEDGRVCAEGWTKHGFCDAHGKLLRHPEKRLPLLENLTTATTPER
- a CDS encoding 2-oxoacid:acceptor oxidoreductase family protein encodes the protein MRVVIVGLGGQGILFSSRVIGYVARMRDEHVMGSEVHGMAQRGGSVVSHVKIGPYRSPLVRKGEADILLAFEQGEGIRNLDYLKPGGTAVLNIHQPADLDNGNLQNHCSRQRIALRTLQGYDLLREHMGGRFLFLNVLILGAMSALGLGGFSYEEMHSAVGALAPPKHRDDNFKVLQLGYQSLTE
- the iorA gene encoding indolepyruvate ferredoxin oxidoreductase subunit alpha; this translates as MNERQILLGNEAIARGIVEAGCEVATAYPGTPSSEILPAVAAFADALATDTAVEWCTNEKVAFEVAAAAGFSGKRSAAVMKQVGLNVASDALMSVAHFDIAGGFLLVVADDPGPHSSQTGQDSRSFAMFAKIPCFDPSTAAEAKEMVFDAYELSERHHLVTMLRPTGRVDHCRQDVELGEVIATERPAQFKKDIKRWVCLPANVRTSHPRLNEKNRAIREEFEQRYDKYNYELPAEGEAKLGIIAGGVSFAVVKDLLDSWGRTDIAVLKIGTPVPLPLGKVEDFISRHDNVLVLEETYPVIENQLHNREAVKGRWNGAVPSAGELLPEIIEGIILDALGESPQSPEDDLLGKAVEELGIRPNPPMMCPGCPHRASFLAIREALPKGIFPSDIGCYTLGVNQKTVDSVICMGASATQPSGFYLAHKVDSNERPIVATIGDSTFFHMGLPGLVNAVYNRHSFVLAILDNSITAMTGGQPNPAVGSKLRKGDEGRSVDIAGVCRGCGVEYVKTVDPYNVPSAKEFVKDAWDHAREHREPAVLIFKHPCMLLRCEQERIPVAVDPEKCIGCRYCIDFFNCPGLRFDEQNNKAYIDERFCVQCGVCIAACPQNAIVKQEEGAE